The following proteins come from a genomic window of Solea solea chromosome 3, fSolSol10.1, whole genome shotgun sequence:
- the ptgr1.1 gene encoding prostaglandin reductase 1 → MVQAKKWILVKHFDGFPKDSDFKLKMEELPEPKDGEVLLEAVFLSADPYMRPFSKFRMNEGDVMIGTQVAKVIQSNNPAFPVGSRVVSRGGWSTHTLSDGTDLTPVMADWPQDVPLSLALGTVGMPGLTALYGIEEVLGLQKGETLLVNAAAGAVGSVVGQIAKKMGCKVVGSAGSDAKVAFLKELGFDEAFNYKTIGSLEEALKKASPEGYDCFFENVGGPFSTVALQQMKDFGRIAVCGSISLYNDTTPQTGPYPHLTIIIKQLKMEGFMQSRWEHKHAESLKRLMGWVKEGKLHSREHITRGFENMPAAFMGLLQGDNIGKAIIAV, encoded by the exons ATGGTCCAAGCCAAGAAGTGGATCCTGGTCAAGCACTTTGATGGCTTCCCGAAGGACAGCGACTTTAAACTCAAGATGGAGGAGCTTCCCGAGCCCAAAGATGGGG AGGTGCTTTTAGAGGCAGTGTTTCTCAGTGCTGATCCATACATGAG GCCGTTCAGTAAGTTTCGGATGAATGAAGGTGATGTGATGATTGGAACTCAAGTGGCCAA aGTGATCCAAAGTAATAACCCAGCATTTCCCGTGGGAAGTCGTGTTGTCAGTCGTGGTGGCTGGAGTACCCACACACTCAGTGATGGGACAGACCTCACCCCCGTCATGGCTGACTGGCCTCAGGATGTCCCGCTGTCACTGGCCCTGGGTACCGTCGGCATGCCGGG ACTCACGGCGCTGTACGGGATCGAGGAGGTGTTGGGACTCCAGAAGGGAGAGACCCTGCTGGTAAATGCTGCGGCAGGAGCCGTGGGCTCCGTGGTGGGCCAGATTGCCAAGAAGATGGGCTGTAAGGTGGTGGGGTCAGCAGGGTCTGATGCCAAGGTGGCCTTCCTTAAAGAGCTGGGCTTCGATGAGGCCTTCAACTACAAGACGATCGGTTCCTTGGAGGAGGCATTGAAGAAGGCTTCTCCAGAGGGATACGACTGCTTCTTTGAGAAT GTGGGAGGCCCTTTTTCAACAGTTGCCTTGCAGCAGATGAAAGACTTTGGAAGAATTGCTGTTTGTGGAAGTATTTCTTTATACAACGACACCACACCGCAGACAG GCCCGTACCCTCATCTGACCATAATCATCAAGCAACTCAAGATGGAGGGCTTCATGCAGTCCAGGTGGGAGCACAAGCACGCTGAATCACTCAAGAGGCTGATGGGATGGGTGAAGGAG GGCAAACTGCACAGTCGAGAGCACATCACCAGGGGCTTTGAGAACATGCCAGCTGCCTTTATGGGGTTACTGCAAGGAGACAACATCGGCAAAGCCATCATTGCAGTTTGA